In Chryseobacterium sp., the genomic window CAGGAGCTGGAACAAAAGCTTGAAATTGTATGTAAAAATCTGGTCATTAAATATCTCCACTAAGATGCTTCCAACTCCACTAAGTTATCCCGATAAGAAGAATTTAACTTATCCAAGTTTAACATTAAATAATGAACAATTTTGTGCGTTCTTAGCAGGTCTGGACTACAATGAACTTCAGTTTCGGTATCGTAAAGTGCTGGAACAATATAAATTAAAGAAAGACTACCAAAATGATTTATTGAAAATCAAAAAAGAATTAGAGAATAAGAAGTTTTTTGCGTCAAGCAATGGAGAAGCGTTATTGTACCTTATGACCATTTCAAAAACCCTTTCCAAGATGACCCTTGAATTAATACCGGAAGCAAAATTATTGAGTACGATTCAAAATTATATTTATGATATAATAGATGCTGTTTTTGGTTCAAAGAATATGGAACCGAATGATTTTGAGGTTCCCAGCCATATAAAAGATCAATACGTTGACCTGCTGGGAAAATATCAGCCCTTGTATGTCATTGCCGACAATATGAATCAATTAATACAAGATACCATTAAAAATGAAGGCGAAGTCAAAGCCTTTATTAATGACTACAAAAATCTTATGAAAAATTTGGAAAACCAAGTCAATGGCTGCTCTAGTCAGCTTAAAATGATGGAAAATGATATGGACTCGATTAAATCCTTAAAAGACTCGATCAATCGATATAGGACTGAAAATTGTTCTGGAAATATTCCATTGTCCTGACTGTAAGCGATCCTGTTATGATCCTATTGGTGAGTAAGACTAATCAGAAATAAAATAAGCCGGGCTCCGTAAGAAAACTTACGGGGTTTTTTATCTTTGAAATTAAAAGCCTCCTAATTTTGTCTGATTTAAACTAGGATTATAGTGATAATAAATAATTTATATGAGCATACAAGAACAAATCGAAAATTACATTACCAGCCAAGCGGAACCCAAACGTAATGATATGCAAGAGCTTCACCTGCTCATATTACAGACCATGCCCAATGGTAAGCTCTGGTTTTTGGAGGGTAAAAACAAAGAAAATAAAACGGTTTCCAATCCAAACATAGGATATGGATCATACACCCTGAAATATACTGACGGCACAACCAGAGCATTTTACCGGATCGGTCTGAGCGCCAATACAACAGGGATTTCAGTCTATATCATGGGGATTAAAGACAAAACCTACTTAGCCCAAACCTATGGTGAAAAAATAGGAAAGGCAAGTGTAAGCGGATATTGTATTAGATTCAAAACATTGAAAGATATCAATATTGAAATACTTGAAGCTGCAATACGGGATGGAGCTGGGCAAGATCATTAATTTTTTATTGGCTATTATGATTTGAATGCTTTGGATCTTTTGTGCTTAAACAATAAGTATTAAGTTTTTTTTTATTTAATCAATTAAAAATCAGGTTAAATTTTTTTCTGTTTAAGAGATTGTATAAATTAGAGGGGCAAAAAATGAACTGCATTATTGATATTTTAAAATTGATAAAATCCCTCAAAACTAAAAACAGCCATGGCAGAATATTACGCAAAATCAACCCATTCCTTATCTTTTGAGGTAACGAAAGACAGTCAATTCATAGGAAGGCTTATCTATAAAAGCTGGTTTAAATTTAATGCTGAAATAGAGATTGGAAACCGTTTTTATCTGGTTGAACCGAAAGGTTTCTGGGGAACTACTATTGAGCTGAAAGATAATGAAAGAGTCCTTTTGAAGTTCCGGATGAACTGGAACGGGGAAATTGTGATACA contains:
- a CDS encoding DUF1801 domain-containing protein, producing MSIQEQIENYITSQAEPKRNDMQELHLLILQTMPNGKLWFLEGKNKENKTVSNPNIGYGSYTLKYTDGTTRAFYRIGLSANTTGISVYIMGIKDKTYLAQTYGEKIGKASVSGYCIRFKTLKDINIEILEAAIRDGAGQDH